Proteins from a single region of Trichomycterus rosablanca isolate fTriRos1 chromosome 16, fTriRos1.hap1, whole genome shotgun sequence:
- the rbm41 gene encoding RNA-binding protein 41 gives MKRVTHQVCDDGPVPVEQETEGQRQLHTLLLQQLDTDVNIDRCVAKKKCFAPAAVYKPFGEQAAGVRSLAQFQALQDGEKELASLRELGLTETEIELWRNRNLPVSGGKNRGVCAAPEARDNRLQVIRDKMSVREELLSRPQRFSGSRALSRREMEIEKALFHGSDRSSFLTALYHQEENSQNDQQGETPANSMDSLYRDFLTDQQRTTVTDPCSSHQEPLNKADLLPATESHQTPINTIQSSINDVSSSVISTHNQTKDENQGKHSSLFVPKKITVSQTIGSLTVTSSQCQKGPVTVSGSIEEISDEEIRNNRETEDGIRKIPRFQNYQFGEPSNVLCIKNLSHQASLAQLVSLFSRFQKDETNPIVYRLLTGRLKGQAFITFSDIETAQAALDMVNGYRLLGKPLVIEFGREKRQAKSQDSSAEHSTNSPQKAVQNSKD, from the exons TTGTGTTGCAAAGAAGAAATGCTTTGCCCCAGCTGCGGTTTACAAGCCATTCGGCGAGCAGGCAGCAGGAGTGCGCAGTCTGGCCCAGTTCCAGGCACTGCAGGATGGAGAGAAAGAACTCGCCAGTCTGAGAGAGCTGGGTCTCACTGAAACTGAGATCGAGCTGTGGAGAAACAGAAATCTGCCAGTCAGTGGTGGGAAG AACCGGGGAGTGTGTGCTGCTCCAGAGGCAAGGGATAACAGACTCCAGGTAATTCGGGACAAGATGTCAGTACGAGAGGAGTTACTGTCACGACCCCAACGCTTCTCAGGTAGCCGAGCTCTCTCACGCAGAGAAATGGAGATCGAGAAGGCTCTGTTCCATGGCAGTGACCGCTCCAGCTTTCTTACCGCCCTCTACCatcaag AGGAAAATTCACAGAATGACCAGCAGGGGGAGACACCTGCCAACTCAATGGATTCATTATACAGAGACTTTCTCACAGACCAGCAGAGAACCACAGTAACTGACCCATGTTCATCCCACCAAGAACCTTTAAACAAAGCCGATTTGTTACCTGCTACAGAATCTCACCAGACACCCATTAACACGATCCAGTCATCAATAAACGACGTGTCCAGCTCAGTCATCAGCACACATAATCAAACCAAGGATGAGAATCAAGGAAAACACAGCTCATTATTTGTTCCAAAGAAAATTACAGTAAGCCAGACTATTGGCAGTCTGACTGTTACTTCAAGCCAGTGTCAGAAAGGTCCAGTAACAGTCAGCGGTAGCATAGAGGAGATTTCGGATGAGGAGATCCGGAACAATCGGGAGACGGAGGATGGCATCAGGAAAATTCCACGCTTTCAGAACTACCAGTTTGGAGAGCCTTCCAAT GTGCTGTGTATAAAAAACTTAAGTCATCAGGCCTCTCTTGCCCAGCTGGTGTCCCTTTTTTCCAGATTTCAGAAGGATGAGACGAATCCAATTGTTTACCGCTTGCTTACAGGCAGATTGAAAGGCCAAGCCTTCATCACATTCTCTG ATATTGAGACCGCTCAAGCAGCACTGGACATGGTGAACGGGTACAGGCTGCTAGGCAAGCCCCTCGTCATTGAGTTTGGCCGAGAGAAAAGACAAGCAAAGAGTCAGGACTCTTCTGCAGAACACAGTACGAATTCACCCCAAAAAGCTGTGCAAAACAGCAAGGACTGA
- the cldn2 gene encoding claudin-2: MASAAVEMMGFFLGIFGMTGTLVATLLPYWETSAHIGPNIVTAVVNMKGLWMACVHQSTGAFQCETYSTILGLPMDLQAARAMMVISIIFSVLACSVSSIGMQCTVCMDGSSVKTTLAGAGGCLFLTAGLLSLIPVCWKTHEVVQTFYQYSLPDSLKYEIGNCLYVGIASSLMSFLGGGLLSMSCCNNLDSRQGFRRSGRGYPYPDRSGMGGTGRGISNSAPYQTSATLQSPINLNRTNRNPSQISSSSIKPVHQKMTASYDVTGYV; the protein is encoded by the coding sequence ATGGCCTCCGCAGCAGTGGAGATGATGGGATTTTTTCTGGGCATTTTCGGGATGACTGGAACTTTAGTTGCCACTCTGCTGCCTTACTGGGAGACCTCAGCCCACATTGGTCCTAACATTGTGACGGCCGTGGTTAATATGAAAGGCCTGTGGATGGCATGTGTCCACCAGAGCACTGGAGCCTTTCAGTGTGAGACCTACAGCACCATACTTGGCCTGCCCATGGACCTTCAGGCAGCCCGAGCAATGATGGTCATTTCCATAATCTTTTCCGTCTTGGCTTGCTCAGTATCCAGTATTGGCATGCAGTGTACTGTATGCATGGATGGCTCTTCGGTCAAGACTACATTAGCTGGAGCTGGAGggtgtttatttttaacagcTGGACTTCTCTCTCTTATTCCTGtgtgctggaagacccatgagGTGGTGCAGACATTTTACCAGTACAGCTTGCCAGACAGCCTCAAGTATGAGATTGGAAACTGCTTATATGTTGGCATTGCCTCCTCACTCATGTCTTTTCTAGGTGGAGGATTGCTGAGCATGTCCTGCTGCAATAACCTAGACTCAAGGCAAGGCTTTAGACGAAGCGGTAGGGGATATCCATACCCTGATCGTTCAGGGATGGGCGGTACAGGCAGAGGAATCTCAAATTCTGCCCCCTACCAAACTTCAGCTACCTTGCAAAGCCCAATCAACTTGAACCGCACCAACAGGAACCCGAGCCAGATTAGCAGCAGTTCCATAAAACCAGTACATCAGAAAATGACAGCCAGCTATGATGTCACAGGATACGTCTGA